From the genome of Phreatobacter cathodiphilus, one region includes:
- a CDS encoding site-specific DNA-methyltransferase, with translation MLLTSNGTARSGDRVRAVRSPSLVPDQGLGLSGRIILGDCIAALNDLPAASVDMVFADPPYNLQLQGELHRPDDSRVDAVTDDWDQFESFAAYDAFTRAWLTAARRVLKPNGSLWVIGSYHNIFRVGTALQDLGFWVLNDVIWRKANPMPNFRGRRFTNAHETLIWASRDAKARYTFNYEALKAGNEDVQVRSDWFIPLCTGEERLKDDAGRKVHPTQKPEALIARVLLASSKPGDVVLDPFFGSGTTGAVAKRLGRRFIGIERDPAYARAAEARISSVEPLAEASLAAFTTAREAPRVAFASLVERGMVAPGTVLTDEKGRFQAVVRPDGSLMAGPQVGSIHKIGALVQGAQACNGWTFWHVNDNGRLSPIDALRARIREEMGAS, from the coding sequence ATGCTGTTGACGTCGAACGGAACTGCCCGATCTGGTGACCGCGTACGGGCGGTCCGTTCGCCTTCGCTCGTCCCCGATCAGGGGCTCGGCCTCTCGGGCCGCATCATCCTGGGCGACTGCATCGCCGCGCTGAACGACCTGCCTGCGGCCTCCGTCGACATGGTCTTCGCCGACCCGCCCTACAATCTCCAGCTCCAGGGCGAGTTGCACCGCCCCGACGACAGCCGCGTCGACGCGGTGACCGACGACTGGGACCAGTTCGAGAGCTTCGCCGCTTACGACGCCTTCACGCGCGCCTGGCTCACGGCCGCGCGCCGGGTGCTGAAGCCGAACGGCTCGCTGTGGGTGATCGGCTCCTACCACAACATCTTCCGCGTCGGCACGGCGCTGCAGGACCTCGGCTTCTGGGTGCTGAACGACGTCATCTGGCGCAAGGCGAACCCGATGCCGAACTTCCGCGGCCGCCGGTTCACCAACGCCCACGAGACGCTGATCTGGGCCTCGCGCGACGCGAAGGCCCGCTACACCTTCAACTACGAGGCGCTGAAGGCCGGCAACGAGGACGTCCAGGTCCGTTCGGACTGGTTCATCCCGCTGTGCACCGGCGAGGAGCGCCTCAAGGACGATGCGGGCCGCAAGGTCCATCCGACGCAGAAACCCGAGGCGCTGATCGCCCGGGTGCTGCTGGCCTCGTCCAAGCCCGGGGACGTCGTCCTCGATCCTTTCTTCGGCTCCGGGACCACCGGGGCCGTTGCCAAGCGCCTCGGCCGCCGGTTCATCGGGATCGAACGCGATCCCGCCTATGCGAGAGCGGCCGAGGCGCGCATTTCATCCGTGGAGCCGCTGGCGGAGGCCTCGCTCGCCGCCTTCACCACCGCGCGGGAGGCGCCGCGCGTCGCCTTCGCCTCGCTGGTCGAGCGCGGCATGGTGGCGCCGGGAACGGTGCTGACCGACGAGAAGGGCCGTTTCCAGGCGGTGGTGCGTCCCGACGGCTCGCTGATGGCCGGGCCGCAGGTCGGCTCGATCCACAAGATCGGCGCTCTGGTCCAGGGCGCCCAGGCCTGCAACGGCTGGACCTTCTGGCACGTCAACGACAACGGCCGCCTGTCGCCGATCGACGCCCTGCGCGCCCGCATCCGCGAGGAGATGGGCGCCTCCTGA
- the ypfJ gene encoding KPN_02809 family neutral zinc metallopeptidase, producing MRWEDLRRSDNIEDRRGGGGGVPGGPAGIGIGGMIVVGLISYVTGINPAVLIGGYEAVTRGSQRQVEQQAPSRQGGRPTDQMGDFVAAVLGSTEDAWQKIFQEAGRRYQAPGLVMFNARTRSGCGAAQSEMGPFYCPNDNKVYLDTSFFRELATKFRGCTGGDNACRFAYAYVVAHEVGHHVQNLMGVLTRVQQAQRASGNERESNALQVRVELQADCFAGVWAYHTQQQYRFIDEADVRQAMQAAAAIGDDMLQRRSQGYVVPDSFTHGSSAQRQRWFMTGLRSGQVSSCNTFQAREL from the coding sequence ATGCGTTGGGAAGATCTGCGCCGTTCCGACAATATCGAAGATCGTCGCGGCGGCGGCGGCGGCGTTCCGGGCGGGCCCGCCGGCATCGGCATCGGCGGCATGATCGTGGTCGGCCTCATCTCCTATGTCACCGGCATCAACCCGGCCGTCCTGATCGGCGGCTACGAGGCGGTCACCCGCGGCAGCCAGCGCCAGGTCGAGCAGCAGGCGCCTTCGCGCCAGGGCGGCCGGCCGACCGACCAGATGGGCGATTTCGTCGCCGCCGTGCTCGGCTCCACCGAGGATGCCTGGCAGAAGATCTTCCAGGAGGCGGGCCGCCGCTATCAGGCGCCGGGCCTCGTCATGTTCAACGCCCGCACCCGCTCGGGCTGCGGCGCCGCCCAGTCGGAGATGGGCCCCTTCTACTGTCCGAACGACAACAAGGTGTACCTCGACACCTCGTTCTTCCGCGAGCTGGCGACGAAGTTCCGCGGCTGCACCGGCGGCGACAATGCCTGCCGCTTCGCCTATGCCTATGTCGTCGCCCACGAGGTCGGCCATCACGTGCAGAACCTGATGGGAGTGCTCACCCGCGTGCAGCAGGCACAGCGCGCCTCGGGCAACGAGCGCGAGAGCAACGCCCTTCAGGTGCGGGTCGAGCTGCAGGCCGACTGCTTCGCCGGCGTCTGGGCCTATCACACCCAGCAGCAGTACCGCTTCATCGACGAGGCCGACGTGCGCCAGGCCATGCAGGCCGCCGCCGCCATCGGCGACGACATGCTGCAGCGCCGCTCGCAGGGCTATGTGGTGCCCGACAGCTTCACCCACGGCTCCTCGGCCCAGCGCCAACGCTGGTTCATGACGGGCCTCAGGAGCGGTCAGGTGTCGAGCTGCAACACTTTCCAGGCGCGGGAGCTGTGA